In Rosa chinensis cultivar Old Blush chromosome 1, RchiOBHm-V2, whole genome shotgun sequence, a genomic segment contains:
- the LOC112181523 gene encoding uncharacterized protein LOC112181523 isoform X2: MDAFPPIPEHSFNFLHFDNLEDQMRTQTVLKDVYGCIKSLIPEHQVTVKDTGKLESKCEIFVENLRREDIRITFWGDIAREFDMERVKQLSPPVLAVFTGLRLTKFQERVTAATTGHTCIMINPDIPIANEYKVDGERGQIWFTQTRILMRSEQNGLSMF; encoded by the exons ATGGATGCATTCCCTCCAATCCCAGAACATTCATTTAACTTCCTTCATTTTGACAACTTGGAGGACCAGATGAGGACTCAGACAGTACTTAAGG ATGTTTATGGTTGTATCAAATCACTCATACCAGAACATCAAGTTACTGTCAAAGACACTGGAAAATTggaatcaaaatgtgaaatctTTGTAGAAAATTTGAG GAGGGAGGATATCAGAATTACCTTCTGGGGTGACATAGCTAGAGAGTTTGATATGGAAAGAGTTAAACAGTTATCCCCACCAGTGCTCGCTGTATTCACGGGTTTAAGGTTGACCAAATTCCAAG AACGGGTAacagcagcaacaacaggccaTACATGCATCATGATCAATCCAGATATTCCAATAGCAAATGAATACAAAGTTGA TGGGGAACGAGGTCAAATTTGGTTTACACAGACAAGGATATTGATGAGATCCGAGCAGAATGGGCTAAGCATGTTTTGA
- the LOC112181523 gene encoding uncharacterized protein LOC112181523 isoform X3, whose amino-acid sequence MDAFPPIPEHSFNFLHFDNLEDQMRTQTVLKEHQVTVKDTGKLESKCEIFVENLRREDIRITFWGDIAREFDMERVKQLSPPVLAVFTGLRLTKFQERVTAATTGHTCIMINPDIPIANEYKWGTRSNLVYTDKDIDEIRAEWAKHVLKFPEN is encoded by the exons ATGGATGCATTCCCTCCAATCCCAGAACATTCATTTAACTTCCTTCATTTTGACAACTTGGAGGACCAGATGAGGACTCAGACAGTACTTAAGG AACATCAAGTTACTGTCAAAGACACTGGAAAATTggaatcaaaatgtgaaatctTTGTAGAAAATTTGAG GAGGGAGGATATCAGAATTACCTTCTGGGGTGACATAGCTAGAGAGTTTGATATGGAAAGAGTTAAACAGTTATCCCCACCAGTGCTCGCTGTATTCACGGGTTTAAGGTTGACCAAATTCCAAG AACGGGTAacagcagcaacaacaggccaTACATGCATCATGATCAATCCAGATATTCCAATAGCAAATGAATACAAA TGGGGAACGAGGTCAAATTTGGTTTACACAGACAAGGATATTGATGAGATCCGAGCAGAATGGGCTAAGCATGTTTTGAAGTTCCCAGAAAATTAA
- the LOC112181523 gene encoding uncharacterized protein LOC112181523 isoform X4 — MQIRALFYSHCKELVSKTMNFLERRWEVPVPRAIEVIYSSSSGEGTDPRFVKLAPVFRCSMLKSGDKKKADSTVSLVLPWSTDPGIMRKADYLFKLLLKSPVPAPLAIELALFGRKHDLIKLGTLKGGICKKYGINKTLFTLQLRI, encoded by the exons ATGCAAATAAGGGCACTTTTCTATTCTCATTGCAAAGAATTGGTATCCAAGACTATGAATTTCCTGGAACGAAG GTGGGAGGTTCCTGTTCCTCGTGCAATTGAAGTTATTTATTCTTCTTCATCTGGAGAGGGCACTGATCCTCGCTTTGTAAAATTGGCACCAGTATTTAGATGCTCAATGTTGAAGTCTGGTGACAAAAAAA AGGCTGATTCCACAGTCTCACTGGTTTTACCCTGGTCTACAGACCCAGGTATCATGCGCAAGGCTGATTATCTTTTCAAACTTTTGTTGAAGAGTCCTGTTCCGGCACCTCTG GCAATAGAGTTGGCACTCTTTGGCAGGAAACATGATCTCATCAAGCTTGGCACTCTAAAGGGTGGGATATGCAAAAAATATGGGATCAACAAG ACTTTGTTTACTCTACAGCTTCGGATCTGA
- the LOC112181523 gene encoding uncharacterized protein LOC112181523 isoform X1: MDAFPPIPEHSFNFLHFDNLEDQMRTQTVLKDVYGCIKSLIPEHQVTVKDTGKLESKCEIFVENLRREDIRITFWGDIAREFDMERVKQLSPPVLAVFTGLRLTKFQERVTAATTGHTCIMINPDIPIANEYKWGTRSNLVYTDKDIDEIRAEWAKHVLKFPEN; encoded by the exons ATGGATGCATTCCCTCCAATCCCAGAACATTCATTTAACTTCCTTCATTTTGACAACTTGGAGGACCAGATGAGGACTCAGACAGTACTTAAGG ATGTTTATGGTTGTATCAAATCACTCATACCAGAACATCAAGTTACTGTCAAAGACACTGGAAAATTggaatcaaaatgtgaaatctTTGTAGAAAATTTGAG GAGGGAGGATATCAGAATTACCTTCTGGGGTGACATAGCTAGAGAGTTTGATATGGAAAGAGTTAAACAGTTATCCCCACCAGTGCTCGCTGTATTCACGGGTTTAAGGTTGACCAAATTCCAAG AACGGGTAacagcagcaacaacaggccaTACATGCATCATGATCAATCCAGATATTCCAATAGCAAATGAATACAAA TGGGGAACGAGGTCAAATTTGGTTTACACAGACAAGGATATTGATGAGATCCGAGCAGAATGGGCTAAGCATGTTTTGAAGTTCCCAGAAAATTAA